ATATCTAAAGGATATCTGGCCTTCATCGGAGGAAATTTTAAGGGCTGTTATGGACTATGTACAACCTGAAATGTTTAAAAAGGAATATAGCTTAGTCTATGAGAATAATGAATTATGGAATGAAATTAAAATTAATGAGGGAAGTTTATACGAATTTGATAAGGAGTCCACTTATATAAGAAAACCCCCATTTTTCGAGCAACTTTCTATGGAACCTGAAGATCTAAAACCTTTAAAGGGTCTTAGGGTAATTGCAAGTTTAGGTGATTCGGTGACCACAGATCATATTTCACCGGCCGGAGCCATCGGAAAAAATACTCCCGCCGGAAGATATCTTATGGACCATGGCATAGAACCTAAAGATTTCAATACTTACGGCTCTAGAAGAGGAAATCATGAGGTAATGATGCGGGGAACCTTTGCCAATATCCGTATCCGTAACCGTCTTGCCGGGGGAATAGAGGGCGGATATACCACTTATTTACCTACCGGTGAACTTATGTCAATCTACGAGGCCTGCATGAAATATAAAGAAGATGATACAGGCTTGGTAGTCTTGGCAGGAAAGGATTATGGTATGGGTTCATCCAGGGACTGGGCAGCAAAAGGTCCCAGTTTACTTGGGGTAAAAGCTGTTATTGCAGAAAGTTTCGAAAGAATCCATAGATCTAATCTGGTTATGATGGGAGTTTTACCCTTGCAGTTTATGGAGGGGGAATCAGCAGATAGTCTGGGATTTTCCGGTAAAGAAACAATAGATATTATAATCGGTGATAATATAAAACCTGGTGACTTGGCCGAAGTTGTGGCCAGATCAGATGAGGGCTCCACTATCCGCTTTAAGGCAAAAATCAGATTTGAATCTCTGGTGGATATGGAATATTACCGTCATGGTGGAATTCTTCAGATGGTACTGCGTCAAAAGATGGCACAGTAAGAAGAATAACCAAGTCGATAATTTAAGTTTTAATATGATGAAGGTGATAAGTTGTTTTTTATATTTGCTATATCAAATGGTGAGAAACAGCTGGATTTTAATCAAACCATGATTTGTTCCCATTGCGGACAATTTGGAAGGTTTAATGCATATATGACCTATATGTATTTCAGTTTGTTTTTTATTCCCTTGATATTTTGGAACAGGAAGTACTATATTAAAAGTACCTGTTGTAATACCGTATATTCCCTGAA
This genomic interval from Herbinix luporum contains the following:
- a CDS encoding zinc ribbon domain-containing protein, translating into MFFIFAISNGEKQLDFNQTMICSHCGQFGRFNAYMTYMYFSLFFIPLIFWNRKYYIKSTCCNTVYSLNPDIGKKIRRGEEVSLSENDMEPLFGSGQGAKKHCAACGYLAEADYDYCPKCGSRL